Proteins encoded together in one uncultured Sphaerochaeta sp. window:
- a CDS encoding HDIG domain-containing metalloprotein, with amino-acid sequence MIKKIQLPERKQKKRELQQQLSLFLMVLTVFLAMVIPLLSTHSSGSGLKDLGTRYTEGELSSEDIFATSSFQYIDDEQTQKLIEQRMQEVLPYFSYSLRSSTVSSRRLEKFLALFHQGNTDFNTFLEKEGISDEHNVVGRIVGLSPEQQQLLLQALEETGSYVLERGLFDEEEVNTVRSQGYGELLVRNSLLQQESSEPSLQTMDTLLTKKNLPTQLTARLEPYELINSQFQPYLVLDALEMLLDPNVDYEAVETLALREEAAAEIPEQVITIERGEKIIAKDTVVTSSQIDLLQLMGSNSFQYTILELIGRAIFILLSTSVSVYVFIQFLHAEKRLYLYLNLMLVSVSLSLVAMYVVSLFFTSRSSLFLDSYLPVLFAPLFTSHITSKKRLGLVSAFLLACYATLMEQSSSVTFFFVLTISGVCLYFFRYTIKRIDDVFNWFYACVISSFAALALYMLEALPLHQVMPLVGGMILNITITLVFLEAFVPLGEKLFNIPTAYRLSELAFSASPVLDRLESVAQGTFNHSRNVADLSFNAARSIGANAMLARVGGMYHDIGKADHPEYFIENQSGDNKHDEIKPSLSAAIIKSHVKLGLEKGREAGLPQEVLDIISQHHGNDIIQFFYNEAKNQAQAAGIDVKEDDFKYNGNPPAFPESAIVMLADCVEAASRTLKRPNHSKYEKLVHSLIMGKLERDQLKNSQLSLTDLDQIEDAFVQTLLGRDHRRIEYPSEQKG; translated from the coding sequence ATGATTAAGAAAATACAACTGCCTGAACGTAAACAGAAAAAGCGGGAGCTTCAACAACAACTCTCTCTCTTTTTAATGGTGCTTACCGTTTTTCTGGCAATGGTAATACCGCTCTTAAGTACTCACTCCAGTGGATCGGGTCTTAAGGACCTAGGAACGCGATATACAGAAGGTGAACTTTCCAGTGAGGATATATTTGCTACCAGCAGTTTCCAGTACATTGATGATGAACAAACTCAAAAGCTCATAGAACAGCGAATGCAGGAAGTCTTGCCGTATTTCAGTTACTCTCTCAGATCATCTACCGTTTCCAGCAGGCGTTTGGAGAAATTTTTGGCTCTCTTTCACCAGGGAAATACAGACTTCAATACGTTTCTCGAGAAGGAAGGTATTAGTGATGAGCATAATGTAGTAGGGAGAATTGTAGGACTTTCCCCTGAACAGCAACAGTTGTTGTTGCAAGCACTTGAAGAAACAGGGAGCTATGTCTTGGAACGAGGCTTGTTTGATGAAGAGGAAGTGAATACCGTCCGTTCCCAAGGCTATGGGGAACTTCTGGTACGAAATAGCCTTCTCCAACAAGAAAGTAGTGAACCTTCCCTGCAAACCATGGATACGCTCCTGACAAAAAAGAACCTCCCCACACAGCTGACTGCCCGACTGGAGCCGTACGAGCTTATCAATAGTCAATTCCAACCATATCTTGTACTTGATGCTCTTGAGATGCTTTTAGATCCAAATGTAGATTATGAAGCTGTTGAAACACTTGCACTCAGGGAAGAAGCAGCTGCAGAGATTCCCGAGCAGGTGATAACCATAGAACGAGGAGAAAAGATCATAGCCAAGGATACGGTTGTCACGAGCTCACAGATTGATCTGTTGCAATTAATGGGATCGAACAGCTTTCAGTACACGATTCTTGAGCTGATCGGCAGGGCAATCTTCATCCTGCTCTCAACAAGCGTTTCTGTGTATGTCTTTATCCAGTTCCTGCATGCAGAAAAAAGGTTATATCTCTATTTGAATCTTATGCTTGTTTCCGTATCATTGTCGTTGGTGGCAATGTATGTGGTCAGTCTATTTTTTACTTCGCGTTCCTCTTTGTTCCTTGATTCTTATCTTCCTGTATTGTTTGCACCACTCTTTACCAGTCATATCACCAGTAAGAAACGTTTGGGCTTGGTCAGCGCCTTTCTTCTCGCATGTTATGCAACACTTATGGAGCAATCGAGCTCAGTTACGTTCTTCTTTGTATTGACCATCAGTGGTGTATGTCTCTACTTCTTCCGCTATACCATCAAGCGAATTGATGATGTTTTCAATTGGTTCTATGCTTGTGTTATCAGTAGTTTTGCTGCCCTTGCCTTGTATATGCTGGAAGCATTACCCCTTCATCAGGTCATGCCTCTTGTAGGTGGTATGATTTTAAATATCACCATCACTTTGGTATTTTTGGAAGCTTTCGTTCCTTTGGGCGAAAAACTCTTCAACATTCCAACTGCGTATCGTCTAAGTGAGCTGGCATTCAGCGCAAGCCCTGTACTCGATCGTTTGGAATCTGTAGCGCAAGGAACGTTTAATCACAGCAGGAATGTGGCTGACCTGAGCTTCAATGCAGCTCGCTCCATTGGTGCAAATGCCATGCTTGCACGAGTAGGAGGGATGTATCATGATATTGGGAAGGCTGACCATCCCGAATACTTCATCGAGAACCAGAGTGGGGATAACAAGCATGATGAAATCAAACCATCTCTCTCGGCGGCAATCATCAAGAGCCATGTGAAGCTTGGATTGGAGAAGGGAAGGGAGGCAGGACTTCCTCAAGAGGTCCTGGATATCATCAGCCAACACCATGGCAATGATATCATCCAATTTTTCTATAATGAGGCAAAGAATCAGGCCCAAGCTGCGGGAATAGATGTAAAAGAGGATGACTTCAAATACAATGGAAATCCACCAGCTTTTCCTGAATCTGCCATTGTAATGCTCGCTGATTGCGTGGAGGCTGCCAGTCGAACCCTGAAGCGTCCAAATCACTCTAAGTATGAAAAACTGGTACACTCGCTCATCATGGGAAAGTTGGAGAGGGACCAACTCAAGAACAGTCAACTTTCCCTCACAGATCTTGATCAGATTGAGGATGCGTTTGTGCAAACATTGCTTGGACGCGATCACCGCCGTATTGAATATCCATCAGAGCAGAAAGGATAA
- the ybeY gene encoding rRNA maturation RNase YbeY — MNTYYIDVSYEDEQYAMQAPSQMVVEHLEKVLALLGQPSCECSVSFVSDDTIQDLNRTYRDKDEPTDILSFVQEEDVEDFSWPEVQVGLIDGPPEEIRVLGDMVISLDALKRNALSFSVEPDEELFRLLIHGLLHLLGEDHSSNDADEPMLIKQEKLLHQLRGSKR, encoded by the coding sequence ATGAATACATATTATATCGATGTTTCCTATGAAGATGAGCAGTATGCCATGCAGGCACCCTCCCAGATGGTTGTTGAACATCTGGAAAAGGTGCTCGCACTGCTTGGACAGCCAAGCTGTGAATGTTCTGTAAGCTTTGTCAGTGATGATACCATTCAGGATCTGAATAGGACGTATCGGGATAAGGACGAACCTACAGATATCCTCTCTTTCGTTCAGGAGGAAGATGTAGAAGATTTTTCTTGGCCTGAAGTACAAGTAGGATTGATTGATGGTCCGCCAGAGGAAATCAGGGTACTGGGAGACATGGTAATCTCTCTTGATGCCTTGAAAAGAAATGCACTATCCTTTAGTGTAGAACCAGATGAAGAGTTGTTTCGGCTCTTGATCCATGGCTTGCTTCACCTTCTTGGTGAAGATCATTCCAGCAATGATGCTGATGAGCCGATGTTGATCAAGCAAGAGAAACTTCTCCATCAATTGAGGGGGAGCAAACGTTGA
- a CDS encoding hemolysin family protein — protein MPWKSLFKKRSDNREERFKAELEERQTMIEGIQELRDKTVKEIMIPRVDVQFISSDITIDELYGIIQEQGYSRYPVYEQTIDNIVGVLYAKDIIRNGIDNVFDAKTLMRQPYFIPESKHLDDLLREFKLRKVHIAIAIDEYGGVSGIVCMEDILEVIVGDIQDEFDDDEDDGMRKLDDNTFVVDARTSIEDLNESVGLHLSEEEYETVGGYVFELFGRIPLKDESVEDDEAIFTVEDIDGHKINQLKLVVKT, from the coding sequence TTGCCATGGAAAAGTCTGTTCAAGAAACGCTCTGACAATCGTGAGGAACGATTTAAAGCAGAGTTGGAAGAGCGGCAGACGATGATCGAGGGCATTCAGGAACTGCGGGATAAGACGGTCAAGGAGATTATGATTCCCCGGGTCGATGTCCAGTTTATCAGTAGTGATATCACGATTGATGAGTTGTATGGGATTATTCAGGAACAAGGGTACTCCCGTTATCCAGTATATGAGCAGACAATAGACAATATTGTTGGTGTTTTATATGCTAAGGATATCATCCGTAATGGCATAGACAATGTATTTGATGCCAAGACATTGATGAGGCAGCCATACTTCATTCCTGAAAGCAAGCATCTTGATGATTTGCTCAGAGAATTCAAATTGAGAAAGGTTCATATTGCCATTGCAATTGATGAGTACGGCGGTGTGAGCGGGATTGTCTGCATGGAAGATATTCTGGAGGTTATTGTTGGTGATATCCAGGATGAATTTGATGATGATGAAGATGACGGAATGCGTAAATTGGACGACAATACGTTTGTTGTCGATGCAAGAACTTCCATTGAAGATTTGAATGAATCAGTAGGCTTGCACCTATCTGAGGAGGAATATGAGACAGTGGGAGGCTATGTCTTTGAACTGTTTGGGAGAATCCCACTCAAGGATGAGTCTGTTGAGGATGACGAGGCTATTTTTACCGTTGAGGATATTGATGGCCATAAGATCAACCAGTTGAAATTGGTTGTCAAAACATAA
- the gap gene encoding type I glyceraldehyde-3-phosphate dehydrogenase: protein MKIAINGFGRIGRNVFKIAFEDKNIEIVGINDLTDPKTLAHLLKYDSTYGVYSKSVEVTENAIVVDGKNIPVFAVRSPSELPWKELGVDVAIESTGVFSVAEGPKGGYKDHIKAGAKKVILTVPAKDQIDQTVVCGVNDDAIDHSLLAYSNASCTTNCLAPIVKVLNDNFGIEEGLMTTVHAYTNDQVMLDQPHKDLRRARAGALSIIPTTTGAAKAVSLVIPEMKGKLNGMAMRVPTPTGSVVDLVVTLKKDATVEDVNAAMKKASEGAMKGILQYTEDPIVSRDIVGNTHSSILDADLTMKMGEKMFKVISWYDNEMGYSNRVVDLAKKLVK, encoded by the coding sequence ATGAAAATTGCAATTAATGGTTTCGGAAGAATCGGACGCAATGTTTTCAAGATCGCTTTTGAAGACAAAAACATCGAGATTGTAGGCATCAATGACCTTACTGATCCCAAGACCTTGGCCCACCTTCTGAAATATGACTCCACTTATGGAGTATACTCCAAGAGCGTCGAAGTAACAGAGAATGCTATCGTCGTTGATGGAAAAAACATTCCTGTTTTTGCAGTACGTTCTCCCAGCGAACTTCCTTGGAAGGAGCTTGGTGTTGATGTAGCAATCGAATCCACTGGTGTTTTCTCTGTTGCTGAAGGCCCAAAGGGTGGTTACAAGGATCATATCAAGGCTGGAGCAAAGAAGGTTATCCTTACCGTTCCTGCTAAGGACCAGATTGATCAGACCGTTGTCTGTGGTGTCAATGATGATGCTATTGACCACAGCCTTCTCGCTTACTCCAATGCAAGTTGCACCACCAACTGCTTGGCCCCTATCGTTAAGGTTCTTAATGACAACTTTGGCATTGAAGAAGGTTTGATGACCACCGTTCATGCTTACACCAACGACCAGGTAATGCTTGACCAGCCCCACAAGGATCTGAGAAGAGCAAGAGCTGGAGCACTTTCCATCATTCCTACCACCACTGGTGCAGCCAAGGCTGTAAGTTTGGTTATCCCCGAGATGAAGGGAAAGCTCAACGGTATGGCAATGCGTGTTCCAACCCCAACCGGTTCAGTTGTTGACCTTGTGGTAACCTTGAAGAAGGATGCAACAGTTGAGGATGTGAATGCAGCAATGAAGAAAGCCAGCGAAGGTGCCATGAAGGGCATTCTTCAATACACTGAGGATCCAATTGTTTCCCGCGATATCGTAGGCAACACCCACTCCTCAATCCTTGATGCTGATCTTACCATGAAAATGGGCGAGAAGATGTTCAAGGTTATCAGCTGGTATGACAACGAAATGGGTTACTCCAACCGCGTTGTTGACCTTGCAAAGAAGCTGGTGAAATAA
- a CDS encoding phosphoglycerate kinase codes for MILNTIRECDFSGKKALIRVDFNVPIKDGVVTDDTRIRAALPTLKYLLDNGASLVVMSHRGRPKGKKNPEFSMAPIAKRFSELLGKDVQLASDVIGEEVTGQVASMKAGDVLLLENVRFYSEEEGNDPDFAKNLASLGDVYVNDAFGTAHRAHASTEGVSHYLPSYAGFLIEKEVKFMAPLLSNPEKPFVAIIGGSKVSSKISVLESLVRTCDTIVIGGGMAYTFLSVQGHTIGKSLVEEEYKDVASSFLAKAKEKGVQVILPVDHLCGAEFKEDAEAVSVDSTDIPENLIGMDIGPKTISMIVDAVTKAKSVVWNGPMGVFEFDAFAEGTLTVAKALAESQATSVVGGGDSVAAINKFNLADKISHVSTGGGASLEFLEGKVLPGIKALEK; via the coding sequence ATGATTCTAAATACCATTCGAGAGTGTGATTTTTCAGGCAAGAAAGCCTTGATTCGTGTAGATTTCAACGTACCCATCAAGGATGGCGTGGTTACTGATGATACACGTATAAGAGCTGCACTTCCTACCCTTAAGTACCTGTTGGATAACGGTGCATCCCTTGTGGTTATGAGCCACCGTGGACGACCAAAAGGGAAGAAAAACCCTGAATTCTCCATGGCACCAATTGCAAAGCGTTTCAGTGAACTGCTGGGTAAAGATGTCCAACTTGCAAGTGATGTAATCGGTGAAGAGGTTACCGGACAGGTTGCTTCAATGAAAGCTGGTGATGTTCTCTTGTTGGAAAACGTCCGTTTCTACAGTGAAGAAGAGGGCAATGATCCCGATTTTGCAAAGAATCTTGCTTCCTTGGGTGATGTGTATGTTAATGATGCTTTTGGAACGGCACACCGTGCCCACGCTTCCACTGAAGGAGTATCGCACTATCTGCCTTCATATGCAGGCTTCCTTATTGAAAAGGAAGTTAAGTTTATGGCACCACTTTTAAGCAATCCTGAGAAACCTTTTGTTGCCATTATTGGAGGTTCCAAGGTTTCCAGTAAGATCAGTGTCTTGGAAAGTCTGGTAAGAACTTGTGATACGATCGTAATCGGTGGTGGAATGGCATATACATTCCTTTCCGTCCAGGGACACACTATCGGGAAGAGTCTGGTTGAGGAAGAGTACAAGGATGTTGCTTCTTCTTTCCTGGCAAAGGCAAAGGAGAAGGGTGTACAGGTAATTCTTCCTGTTGACCATCTCTGTGGTGCTGAGTTCAAGGAAGATGCAGAGGCTGTCAGCGTTGATTCCACTGATATTCCTGAGAACTTGATTGGTATGGATATTGGACCAAAGACTATCTCAATGATTGTTGATGCTGTCACCAAGGCAAAGAGTGTTGTTTGGAACGGTCCAATGGGCGTATTTGAGTTCGATGCGTTCGCTGAAGGAACCCTTACCGTTGCCAAGGCACTTGCAGAGAGCCAAGCTACTTCCGTTGTCGGCGGTGGTGACTCTGTTGCAGCTATCAATAAGTTTAACCTGGCAGACAAGATCAGTCACGTAAGTACCGGAGGCGGTGCTTCGCTCGAGTTCCTCGAAGGAAAGGTTCTTCCAGGAATCAAGGCATTGGAGAAATAA
- the tpiA gene encoding triose-phosphate isomerase: MRKPYIAGNWKMNMTPSEGAAFAKELAKAVEGTNTKVMVAPPYVTIPAVLEALKGSEIIVAAQNMSDNLKGAFTGEVSATMLKDLGVTNVILGHSERRALYGETDAFINRKVLLALAEGMEIDLCIGETLEEREAGKLEEVLSRQVEEGLKGVSAEQMQHITLAYEPVWAIGTGKTATPEDADAAHAYVRSLVEKLYNKGVAEELIIQYGGSVKASNVKALMSKEHIDGALVGGASLSVEQFLPIVNFDK, encoded by the coding sequence ATGAGAAAACCCTATATCGCTGGAAACTGGAAAATGAATATGACTCCAAGTGAAGGTGCAGCCTTCGCTAAGGAGCTTGCAAAGGCAGTGGAAGGAACCAACACAAAGGTGATGGTTGCTCCTCCTTATGTCACGATCCCCGCAGTGCTCGAAGCACTCAAGGGCTCTGAGATTATTGTTGCTGCACAGAACATGAGCGACAACCTGAAAGGTGCATTCACTGGAGAGGTGAGTGCAACCATGCTTAAGGATCTTGGAGTTACCAACGTTATCCTTGGGCATAGTGAAAGACGTGCTCTCTATGGTGAAACAGATGCTTTCATCAACAGAAAGGTATTGCTTGCACTCGCTGAAGGCATGGAAATCGACCTGTGTATCGGTGAGACCCTGGAAGAACGAGAGGCCGGCAAACTTGAAGAAGTATTGAGTCGTCAGGTAGAGGAAGGTCTCAAGGGTGTATCTGCTGAGCAGATGCAACACATCACTTTAGCCTACGAGCCAGTTTGGGCTATTGGGACAGGAAAGACTGCAACCCCTGAAGATGCTGATGCTGCACATGCCTATGTTCGTAGTCTTGTTGAAAAACTCTACAATAAGGGTGTTGCAGAAGAGCTGATTATACAGTATGGTGGTTCAGTGAAGGCTTCGAATGTGAAAGCCTTGATGTCTAAAGAACATATCGATGGCGCACTGGTTGGTGGTGCCTCCCTTTCCGTGGAGCAGTTCCTTCCGATTGTGAACTTTGATAAGTAA
- the secG gene encoding preprotein translocase subunit SecG, translated as MGVLSIILLVLFVVVSLLLIFLVAVQDEQSEGLGGIFGGGSNTAFGSHTSSVVTKATGTLAVLFLVLALLVAFVNKSPSQDELLDSVTTEQVQQTTDWWTSGEGAAAAETATEAN; from the coding sequence ATGGGTGTTTTGAGCATTATTCTGTTGGTATTATTCGTCGTCGTCAGTCTTCTGTTGATTTTCCTTGTCGCTGTACAGGATGAGCAAAGTGAAGGCCTGGGCGGAATTTTTGGTGGTGGAAGCAATACCGCCTTTGGGTCTCACACAAGCAGTGTGGTAACCAAGGCTACAGGGACGCTTGCAGTCTTGTTCTTGGTATTGGCCCTTTTGGTGGCTTTCGTGAACAAATCGCCATCACAGGATGAGTTGCTCGATTCCGTCACCACGGAACAGGTTCAACAGACTACCGATTGGTGGACAAGTGGCGAAGGTGCAGCAGCAGCTGAAACAGCTACTGAAGCCAACTAG
- a CDS encoding peptidylprolyl isomerase: MKRRISVLAVILLIGTMAFAATIGAPAATVRLTKTTPISMANLEAEVAQYKASAAEQGEDPESVDPLQVLNLLINNELFRQGAARDGVKITDAMVDSAYESQKANLEVTSGQAFTDAQFDQIITNNFGSIEAYRKAIQEQLMVDSYVRMKKADMLGAKVQISDAEVSSFYRKNKTRFVSPETVKLSHIYIPFTNDSQKDSQNKTLLERVAKDIKNGSLSFEKAVVQYSEDTQSKNKAGDIGWLTMDNTEALAGLGDAFFDVAFTTDVGNVSDVVTSNTGYHILKILAYNDTMILQLEDQISPTTSTTVEQYIRSELAAAKQQSNYYAAINSLVDDLRKSATVNILYK; this comes from the coding sequence ATGAAACGTAGAATTAGTGTTTTGGCTGTCATTCTGCTCATCGGCACGATGGCCTTTGCTGCAACGATTGGTGCCCCTGCCGCAACAGTGAGGCTTACCAAGACCACACCCATCAGCATGGCAAATCTTGAAGCAGAGGTTGCACAGTACAAGGCAAGTGCAGCAGAGCAGGGAGAAGATCCTGAGAGTGTTGATCCGCTGCAGGTATTGAATCTTCTGATCAACAATGAACTGTTCCGTCAGGGTGCCGCCCGTGATGGTGTTAAGATAACTGATGCAATGGTAGATAGTGCCTATGAATCACAGAAGGCCAATCTTGAAGTTACTTCTGGGCAGGCATTCACCGATGCACAATTCGACCAGATCATTACCAACAACTTTGGTTCCATTGAAGCATACCGCAAAGCTATCCAGGAGCAGTTGATGGTTGACTCCTATGTACGTATGAAGAAAGCCGATATGCTTGGTGCTAAGGTCCAGATATCTGACGCTGAAGTTAGCTCTTTCTATCGCAAGAATAAGACTCGTTTTGTAAGTCCTGAAACGGTGAAACTGAGTCATATCTATATCCCTTTCACCAATGACTCCCAGAAAGACTCACAGAACAAGACGCTTCTCGAACGTGTTGCAAAAGACATCAAGAACGGATCCCTCTCATTCGAGAAAGCAGTGGTCCAGTACTCAGAAGATACTCAGAGCAAGAATAAGGCTGGAGATATTGGTTGGCTGACCATGGATAATACTGAAGCGCTTGCAGGTCTTGGCGATGCGTTCTTTGACGTGGCATTCACTACAGATGTGGGAAATGTCAGTGATGTAGTAACCAGCAATACCGGATACCATATCCTGAAAATTCTTGCGTACAATGATACCATGATTCTTCAATTGGAGGACCAGATCAGTCCAACTACCTCAACTACGGTAGAGCAGTACATCAGAAGCGAACTTGCTGCCGCGAAGCAACAATCGAACTACTATGCGGCGATCAATAGCCTGGTGGATGATTTGAGAAAGTCTGCCACTGTAAACATTTTGTATAAATAG
- the nusB gene encoding transcription antitermination factor NusB: MKTRHKARELALQTLYAMDFNHTLTLESIPYIFSGITDEEYSLLEDEVKLYGMYLVKGTLENLEKIDESISKFSLNRPLERIDIVDRNILRMSVFCLMFGDIHPHIIIDEAVKLSQDFSTEVNYKFINGILDAMQKQLFPIQEQHTDDSFKD, translated from the coding sequence ATGAAAACACGACATAAAGCACGCGAATTAGCACTACAAACTCTCTATGCAATGGACTTCAATCATACACTTACGTTGGAATCCATACCGTACATCTTCAGTGGTATTACTGATGAAGAATACAGTTTGCTTGAGGATGAAGTAAAACTCTATGGGATGTATCTTGTAAAGGGTACGTTGGAAAATCTTGAGAAGATTGATGAGTCGATCAGTAAGTTTTCGCTCAATCGTCCTCTCGAGCGAATTGATATTGTAGACAGAAATATTCTCAGGATGAGTGTTTTCTGCCTCATGTTTGGGGATATCCATCCTCATATCATTATTGACGAAGCGGTAAAGTTGAGTCAGGATTTCTCCACTGAAGTAAATTATAAGTTCATCAATGGGATTCTGGATGCCATGCAGAAACAGCTTTTCCCTATTCAGGAGCAACATACCGATGATTCGTTTAAAGACTGA
- the map gene encoding type I methionyl aminopeptidase: MIRLKTESQIAGIREACHLTAELMHNLSSYIQEGMTTYDIDQYCYQFIVNHKGVPAFLHYEGFPATACISVNEEVIHGIPSKKRIIQEGDLVDVDLGINMNGHFSDMARTFIVGKTKDEYQQLCDVTEESLRLGIEAASQKGARIQDIGAAVYKHARKHGYGVVRDYCGHGVGLDVHEEPEIPNYTSSYLPNPRIREGMVLAIEPMINLGTQKVRLLSNDWTVVTADGLPSAHFEDTVAITKHGLEVLTVF; the protein is encoded by the coding sequence ATGATTCGTTTAAAGACTGAAAGCCAGATTGCTGGCATAAGAGAAGCTTGCCATCTTACAGCTGAACTTATGCATAACCTCTCCTCCTATATACAGGAAGGGATGACCACTTATGATATAGATCAGTACTGTTACCAGTTTATTGTGAACCATAAAGGAGTTCCTGCTTTTCTTCATTATGAGGGGTTTCCTGCTACAGCCTGTATTTCAGTCAATGAGGAGGTAATCCATGGGATTCCTTCGAAGAAACGAATTATTCAGGAAGGCGATCTGGTTGATGTTGATCTGGGTATCAACATGAATGGGCACTTTTCCGACATGGCAAGGACATTCATCGTTGGAAAGACCAAGGATGAGTACCAGCAGCTCTGTGATGTCACAGAAGAGAGTCTGCGTCTCGGTATTGAGGCGGCTTCTCAAAAAGGAGCTCGGATCCAGGATATTGGAGCTGCTGTCTACAAACATGCCAGAAAGCATGGATATGGAGTGGTCCGAGACTACTGTGGTCATGGCGTAGGACTTGATGTACATGAGGAGCCTGAAATTCCAAACTACACCAGCTCCTATTTGCCAAACCCTCGTATTCGGGAGGGCATGGTTTTGGCTATTGAGCCTATGATCAATTTGGGAACCCAGAAAGTAAGACTTCTTTCCAATGATTGGACAGTCGTTACAGCAGACGGGTTGCCATCTGCACATTTTGAGGATACTGTTGCTATAACTAAACATGGCTTGGAAGTTCTGACGGTTTTCTAG
- a CDS encoding phosphoribosyltransferase family protein has protein sequence MVIKEFITCDDIRDSALKLAHQMYKEDHFVPDIIYASLRGGAYMANVFSEYYKMVRIREQGRPVFYAAVVARSYGYLRTQTNVMVDGWTYSPEHLRTGDRILLVDDIFDTGKTVNALAEVIMRKGIPREDLKIAVFDYKVPLYKKEEPLPVQPDYFCRKHVLNSPDDERWIHYNCHEFLGLSSQEIDQQFQDEEVRNILHEVRGD, from the coding sequence ATGGTAATTAAAGAATTTATTACGTGCGATGATATTCGTGACAGTGCTCTGAAACTAGCTCATCAGATGTACAAGGAAGATCATTTTGTCCCGGATATTATTTATGCTTCACTCAGGGGTGGTGCCTATATGGCAAACGTCTTCAGTGAATATTACAAGATGGTACGTATCAGGGAACAGGGGAGACCTGTTTTCTATGCTGCCGTTGTTGCCCGTTCCTACGGGTACCTCCGTACCCAGACAAATGTTATGGTCGACGGATGGACTTACAGCCCAGAACATCTCAGAACCGGAGATAGAATTCTCTTGGTGGATGATATTTTCGATACAGGAAAAACGGTTAACGCACTAGCAGAGGTCATCATGCGAAAAGGCATACCCCGCGAGGACCTCAAGATTGCAGTTTTCGATTACAAGGTTCCTCTCTACAAGAAGGAAGAACCTCTTCCAGTCCAACCGGATTATTTCTGTCGCAAACACGTCCTTAACAGTCCTGATGATGAACGTTGGATCCACTACAATTGCCATGAGTTCCTGGGTCTAAGCAGTCAGGAAATTGACCAGCAGTTCCAGGATGAAGAAGTCAGGAATATCCTCCATGAGGTGAGGGGAGACTAA
- a CDS encoding YesL family protein encodes MNINTIFDPDNVVWAFLLKLYYLAFAGLLWFLASLPIITIGAATVSLYSYCFNVLEGNEGYVVRTFFSTFKRVFLQATIVFLIIAAGLAFLVFDAWFFLQQIPMLFFVAISLMLLVLVGTVHVFPLLSRKQHSLKTLIISSCILGFRHLPVSITILVIAGLHTLSVYYAPVTIFFSAGLACALSTMFIRSLYIRIGV; translated from the coding sequence ATGAATATCAACACGATTTTTGATCCTGATAACGTTGTATGGGCTTTTTTGCTGAAGCTCTACTATTTGGCTTTTGCAGGATTGCTCTGGTTTCTAGCCAGTCTCCCCATTATTACCATCGGTGCTGCTACCGTGAGTCTTTATTCTTACTGTTTCAATGTACTTGAGGGGAATGAAGGGTATGTTGTCAGGACTTTCTTCTCAACGTTCAAGCGTGTATTTCTACAGGCCACTATAGTCTTTCTCATAATTGCAGCAGGTTTGGCATTTTTGGTTTTTGATGCCTGGTTTTTCCTACAGCAGATTCCGATGTTGTTCTTTGTAGCTATAAGTCTCATGCTATTGGTATTAGTTGGGACGGTACATGTATTTCCCCTGTTATCTAGAAAACAACACTCTTTGAAAACGCTGATTATTTCTTCCTGTATCTTGGGGTTCAGGCATCTTCCAGTGAGCATTACGATTCTCGTAATTGCTGGATTACACACCCTTTCAGTGTATTATGCTCCTGTAACTATCTTTTTTTCAGCAGGATTGGCCTGTGCACTTTCAACAATGTTTATCCGTTCACTCTATATACGTATCGGCGTCTAA